The following is a genomic window from Methylomagnum ishizawai.
AGAAATCATAGCCTTTCCCTCCGGTGCGGAGTTCCGAGGCGAAGTAGGACGGTTCTATCAGGTAATCCATGACTTCCTGTATTGAGGTGCCGTGGGTGGTGCTTTCGCTGATTCCCCGGCTTTCCCCCCAATTCCTGCCCCAGTTGCCCGAACTGGTGCTGTTGCCTTTGCCGTCCGTACTGCTGCCCCCGCCGTAGCTGCCGCCTACCGAGGCGCTGCGGTTCGTGCCGGTGGTGGTGCTTTCGTTCCAGCCCTTGCGGTGGTGGATGCCGCGCCCGATCAAGTCCGCCGCCCATTTCATGGTCTGGTGATCCTGGCAGGCGTGGATGATTTTCGTCTGAAAATTTGTGAGATAGGCATTCACCGTGTGTTCGGGGTGGCCGGTGCCGCTGGCGGCGTGGTAGAGCGCCGGAAGGCTTTGCGTCAGGGACACGGCGCAGACGTGGGAGCTTCGCGCCGTGCTTTGAAATTCCGCGTCGTAGCTCGACATGAAGAGTTGGCATTCATCCGCCCAGAGGAAGCACGGGCGGGTTTTTTTCGTCACCGGGCGACGTTCGATGGCGCGTTGCCATGCGAATTTGAAGATTTGTTGCGCGAGTATCCCGCCGCGTTCCCAGATTTTTAAGGGGAAATCGAGGACGATTACCGCGCCTTCGTGGGAAAGCTCGGGCACCGTGGTGGTGTTGGTGCAGAACAGACGCCGCAAATCCCCTTTGAGGAAGTCGTTCACCATACTGGAAAGGGTGGCGATGATGTTCGAGCGGGTTTTGTTGTCCAGTGAGCCGAAACTGTCTTCACAAAAAAACTGCAAAATCGCTTCGTAATCCTCCTGCGGGAGGGGGGATACCGGGTCGCTTCCGGCTTTTTCCATGGTTTTTAGGAAAAACGAGGTTTGCCGGTAGGTTTCATTCTGCACTTGGCCGTGTCCACGGGGGGCGCTGGTGACGAAGCGCATCAAATCGGGTAGGGAGACCTGCCCATAGGCGGCGTACAGCACGTCCAGGGCGTTCGAGAGCAGCACGCGCACCGAATCCGTCCAGAAGGCATCCCCGCGCCCGCCGCCTTCCATCGCCCGCATGGCTTCCATGACCCGCATCAGCACGGAAACGGCGTTGTTGGCCGAGCTTCCGGCGTCCTGCCGCGCCATTTCGTACTCAAGGAAATTGAACGTCCGCCCGTCCTTGCCGCCGAGGAAGATCATCGAGTTTTGCCGCCCGGTCATTTCCGCGTAATGCCACCATAAATCGGCCTCCCCCGGCTTGGCGCACAGCACCAGTCCGCCCATACCGGCGCGGAGGAACGACAGCGCCAGAGCGCGGCCAGAGCCGGAAGTCTTGCCGGAACCCGTCCCGCCAATAATCGCCGCGCCCATATAGGCGTCGTTTAACGTCCATATGTCACGTTGAGACAGTTTTAGTAACGGTGTTCCGGGGGAATAGCTGTAGTTTTCGGGCATGAAAAATACCGCGTTTACAGTCTTTGGGCTTGCATCGTATCATGCGTGCAAAGTCACAAAAAGCCTGCAAAACAGCGGGGGAATGATGAACAAGTTTCAGCGGGCGGGGCAGGGGGTTTATGGCGCAATCGAGAACGCTTTAGACGATTTGCGCCACACATGGGAGCGGTTCGCCTATGGCCGGAAGGTAACGGGCGAAGTCGATATGTTCACCCCCACCTATGAACACACCGCCGACCCGCACCAAGAGACGCGGGAGGCGTTTGAGCGGGTCTATGGGAAACGGGATACCCCTGAGCAAGGGCAGGAGAGAGAACGGGAGCGCGAGGGACGCGCACGAGAGCCAGAGCAGGAAAGGGAGATAGAGCGGTAGGTTTTGGCAATTAACCACTAAGGGGATAGGCCATGCTGAAAGTTAAAACTATTTCGTCGGTTTTGTTCCTGTCGATATTCAACGCCAACGCATTGGCAGCAGGGTACTACCAAAACAATTATCCACAAACAAACCCGTATGCCGTTCAGGCGGCTAGTGACCAAGAAGCAACCCAGAATTCATCTTCTACCACAAGCGACATAATAAAATGGGGTGTGGCGGCTCTTGGCGCTTATGTGCTTATCAAGAGCGCAGGGGGGCTTTTTGATGGTGGTGGTAGCAGCTACAGCGGAGAAGGAGGGGGCGGAGGTGGTGGGTATGTGCCACTTTCCGATGATGAACGGGGAAAAGCGATGCGGGTTGAACCGATAGACCCGTTTTATGGTTCAGACCACACCGCGCCGCCTATCAGTGATTTTTATGGTTCAGACCATACTCAATAGGCAATAAAATAAATTATTCACATTAATGGGTGGCAATATGACCAGAGAATTAATGATTATTGTTGCAGCGTTTTGTTTTAGCGGTGTGGGTTATGCTGCGGGTAGCGTCAAGGTTTGCAACTATCTAGATCAAAACGTATCATTTGTCTTTGGATGGCATGACGCAATATTACCAGTAGCTGATGGGTGGTATACCGTGAAAGGTGGAACATGTAAAAGGCTTAACTTTCCAGAAGCTGACACATATCTTCCAATGTATGCCTATGCTATATCAGACGATGGAACTGAATATAGGCCAAGGGGTGATTCTGGTAAATTTTGTATAAAGAGAAATGATAATTTTGACCAATATGGCACATTAGCATGTGCGGCAATTGATGCCGCTGTTGATGCTACTGCTACGGAATTAAATGGGGGGAAAAAAACCAAAGTTGGGGCTGTAACATGGGAACAATTGAATGCCATGTATAAGGTAAGCGCTGGGGAGTTCATGTTTGATATTGTAAAAGTAAAATAGTTATTTTGTTTTAAACTTGGGAAGTGGGTCGCGCTTTCCGCCTTTAATTGCAATAGCTAATGGATTGATTTGGTCTATCGGTGGTAATGGTTCCTCAGTAATAATTACATTTGTGTTGTTCTCTGTTTTCCAGCTAATTGCTTCAAGAAGAATATCAAGCATTCCTTTTTGATTATCTAACATATTTACTCCATTAAATTGATGGGTTTTGTTGCGGCTATAATTGATAGATAACCGTTTATTGCGTCAATTTAATGACATTCACCCTTGTTGAATATCCTAGCGGGGGTGGGGGGCGGCGATGAGCCCCCCGATTCGCCGCGCAGCGGCGACCGCCTTATTTTTCCCCAGCGTCAAACCTTATCCGTTGAATAACCACATTCTCCGGTTTCGGGTCTTTGTTTGAGGACTCGCGGAGATAGTCAAGCTCATGGTTGCGGATAAGATCGAGAACCCGGCTTAGATTCTGCCCCTCGACGGTGACTTTCCCAATCGTGGCAAAAATCACGATGGTATGGTCTCCGGCATAGATCGCGCCGCGTATGTCGTGAAACGGGATAATCACGCCCTGCCCATCGGCTAGTTTCACATCGAGCATGGCTTTCTTGCGCGTGCGGTCGATGCCGTAGGCGTCGTATTTTTCGATATTCTCCGCATTGATGGAAACAACCTTTTCCTCCCGCGCCGCAGGCGCGGGCGATTCCTTGGGCGTGGATTCCGGCTTTGCGGTGCCGAGGTAACTTTGAAAGAGGGCGGCGTTATCGGTTTTCCTGTCACTCATCGGTCAATCTCTCTTTCAGGTTCATTGAGTACGCCCCCATAATGGCGGGGTAAGTGGGTTTCCCTGCTCGGCTGTTGGGTATGTTCGGGCAGTTCCACGGGCTTTTTACGGCGTTTCACGAGTTCTTCCCCGCCGACCTGCCGCGCATGGTGCGCGTGGGCTTGGGCGGTGCGGTCGATATTCCGGCTTATATTCTGCGCTTGGGCGGCAAGGCAACCTTTTTGCCACTGGACGAAACAGGGTGTTTCCTGCCCGGTGCGGATATATTCGTGATAAGCGGTTTTGGTCAGATAGGGGCGGGGAATCGCCAGAATCCCCCGAT
Proteins encoded in this region:
- a CDS encoding type IV secretory system conjugative DNA transfer family protein is translated as MGAAIIGGTGSGKTSGSGRALALSFLRAGMGGLVLCAKPGEADLWWHYAEMTGRQNSMIFLGGKDGRTFNFLEYEMARQDAGSSANNAVSVLMRVMEAMRAMEGGGRGDAFWTDSVRVLLSNALDVLYAAYGQVSLPDLMRFVTSAPRGHGQVQNETYRQTSFFLKTMEKAGSDPVSPLPQEDYEAILQFFCEDSFGSLDNKTRSNIIATLSSMVNDFLKGDLRRLFCTNTTTVPELSHEGAVIVLDFPLKIWERGGILAQQIFKFAWQRAIERRPVTKKTRPCFLWADECQLFMSSYDAEFQSTARSSHVCAVSLTQSLPALYHAASGTGHPEHTVNAYLTNFQTKIIHACQDHQTMKWAADLIGRGIHHRKGWNESTTTGTNRSASVGGSYGGGSSTDGKGNSTSSGNWGRNWGESRGISESTTHGTSIQEVMDYLIEPSYFASELRTGGKGYDFCVDGILFQGGRKWKHTSAPWLKCTFRQR
- a CDS encoding DUF1036 domain-containing protein — protein: MTRELMIIVAAFCFSGVGYAAGSVKVCNYLDQNVSFVFGWHDAILPVADGWYTVKGGTCKRLNFPEADTYLPMYAYAISDDGTEYRPRGDSGKFCIKRNDNFDQYGTLACAAIDAAVDATATELNGGKKTKVGAVTWEQLNAMYKVSAGEFMFDIVKVK